DNA from Methanooceanicella nereidis:
GACAGTCTTTCCGAAGAGTTGGCCATGGACATAGAGAGCGGTTCGATTGACGGGAAAAATGCCGGAGAACGCATAGTTTCCTGGTTGTCCTCAATGTACGAGCCTGCGAGGGCAAGGGCATGCCTCTACATATGGGTGGACTCTCATGTCGCTTAAGGAAGATGATTCTGCCAGGGTACCGTTCGCTATCATAGGCATTATTATGATAATCATGTCCGCCGCCATTTCTGCATACCTTATGAAGATGGAGTCGCAGGAGATATCAAGGGCTCAACTGGACGAAAAGGACGCGATGCTTAACGATGCCATATCTTTCGCCGTGGCAGATATAGACCTCGCGTTAAATTATGCGGGCATGTATGCCGAATCCGAGATCGGGTTAAGGCCGGTGGCTAACAGGTCGGCTTCAAGCCCGTTATACGGGTCTCCTGATAAGGTGAACATGGACAGGATCAAATACCTGACACATAAGAGGCTTTCAGATCACCTTAAGTCTAATTACGGTAAAAACTCATTCGTATATGGCGACTATGCGATCGAGGCGTATCTGACCGGAGGATATTCTTCCCTGAACATCGAGCCCGTGAACATGAGCATGGAGCGCATAGTCGACAGCCCTGTCATTAAGTGTGACGAGGAATATGCTGCATACTATATCATTTCTGCCCCCGTGAGAATAAACATCAAAGAACAGGGGTCTGACCTTTGCCATATCGAGGACCATACGGCCAGGGCGCTGATAACGTCTCGCTACCCCCTTATGAAGCAGCTTTGCGAGGAGTACGAAAAGCGTCTCGCAGGCGACGCGTTCTTCATAGACATGACAGGAGCGTCCTTCGCATACACTCTGGCAAGAGGATATAGCCAGTATGTGACCACCGAGCCGATGAACATCGTTGATAATTCTCATCTGGAGCTCATAGTGAACGGGGCGTCTCTTCTGGAGCAGGGATTCGTGTTTAACTCCGTCGACCCGTTAAGCCTGGCGTCGTTAACTGTAGAGACCGCTGAGAGCGTTTCGAAGACACCGCAGGACAGGTATGGTCATGTGAACCAGTATAACTTTTCAAAGAACTCGATGGACAGCGTACAAAATTACGGAGAAGACACCGAATATAGCCGGGAATATGGTTTTAACGCGGACAGGATCATCGATTCCGCGTTCGTGAACGCGCTAAAAGGCCCGGGCATCAGGAATACTATAGATTCCGCATACACTTGCGAGATGCACATAGAGATCAAAAGGGATACTAAGGGAAATACAAGCAGCCCATATGTAAAAGAATTACTTGACCGTTCACTATACCCGGACACGGAATTGCCTGTGCTTGCCATGGAAAAGTGGTCGGTGAGCGACAGCGGAAAAAATGAGATCGTGACACTTGAGTATGTAGCGGATGACTATCGGCTTGCACAATACGGGGGTGATGTATGCTCCCCATTTATATCAGGCAGTTATTCGGGCCGTAAGGACGTGAACATGGAGGCCTCAGTGGATAGCTATAAGGAGGCTATCGGCTTTGGCTCGAAGATCGATAACATCCTATCGGATAAAGGGCTATACCCGGATGGTTCGAGCGCCTTTAAACGCAGCTTCTCGGTAAAGCGGGACATGTGGGTGGAATGCGCTGCAAAGGATGAACTCTATGAGCTGTCAGGGCAGCTTAAAAAGGACGTCTCGGTCACGATAAGGTCCGACGGCTATGCGTCGCCGCAGGAAATGCTCGCGGAAGCCTCGACGAAGATGGAAAAGGAGTTCAACGCACGCTACGGGCAATATCTTCTGAAAGAAAAGTATACGGAAGGAGATCTCTTCAAGACATGCGGTGCAAAATCACTCTTTAATATCAGAAGATCCTTCCTTGAAGACATTAAGGCAGGGCTTAACGACTCATCGGCGTCGTCCGCATCTTCCTTAGAAAGTTCGATAGACAGTGAAATGGGAAAGTACACTGGTTCCATGAACTCCTCTAGCCTTTCAAGAAATGCCGGCGTATCCAAAAATTTCCTCACGAACAACCTTTACATACCTTTTGGCCTGGCGATGAACCTGTCCAGCGATAATTCCATGGACGGGAACTATTCATGGAGCGAAAAGGTCACTATTGCAGTGAACCAGAAGCCGGATTATCTGTGCACGGTACCTTATGTCGATCCGGCTACCGGTTATGCTTCATATCCGCTAAAAGTAAGGAACATATGCATCTTCACAATACCGTGCGATCCTGACTCTGTGGCCGGTACCGGGAATGCGATACTCGACGGTATCGATTCCGTGCTTGAAGCTTCAGGGGACGTCTCAAACGATACGGTGTCGGTTAATTCCAGGGAGGTCGCAAGCCGCGTTTCTATTGATGCGGTATTGATGATGAAGGAGGAGATCGGTGCTGCCCTGCTCACCGATATGGAGATGTGCGGGGCGGTATCCGAAAGAGACATCGATAATGCCGTTGAGGATTCTATCAAAGGCTTAACTTCGTCAGAGATCATCAAAGGCCTGAAAAACGGCATCATACAGCAGGACATCGCCAGGTCGCTGTCAGACCGGGCCTGCGAAGAGATCCGTAAGAGGGCAGGCGCAGAAAAAGAATATTGTGATTATATACGAGAAAAAACGCGAATCGTCGTCCTGGATGCATGTGACAGGGCGGTCTCTTATGCATTATCGGAAAATGGCAGTGCCATAGAGAATAATTTTAAAGATTTCATCGCGGCCGGGGAGAGGTCAATAGAGAAAGAAAGCGTTAAGGCTGCTTTAAGATCGATACCTATGGGGATGCCTTTGCTCCCCCCGTACGGGTACTGGGCGACGCTTAACGTATGGTACATAGAGGTCGACGGCGAGATACCTGTTTTCACGGTCTATGATGCCGACTGCGAGCCTGTGCCGGACCCCCTGTTCGGCCATGAGGCCGTGTCATATACCCGGCAGAGAGACCTGGGTATCGACGATGGCTACGGGATACTCGGTTACAATGAGCCGATCAGGTTCCATACTGAAACATCGA
Protein-coding regions in this window:
- a CDS encoding DUF7286 family protein produces the protein MSLKEDDSARVPFAIIGIIMIIMSAAISAYLMKMESQEISRAQLDEKDAMLNDAISFAVADIDLALNYAGMYAESEIGLRPVANRSASSPLYGSPDKVNMDRIKYLTHKRLSDHLKSNYGKNSFVYGDYAIEAYLTGGYSSLNIEPVNMSMERIVDSPVIKCDEEYAAYYIISAPVRINIKEQGSDLCHIEDHTARALITSRYPLMKQLCEEYEKRLAGDAFFIDMTGASFAYTLARGYSQYVTTEPMNIVDNSHLELIVNGASLLEQGFVFNSVDPLSLASLTVETAESVSKTPQDRYGHVNQYNFSKNSMDSVQNYGEDTEYSREYGFNADRIIDSAFVNALKGPGIRNTIDSAYTCEMHIEIKRDTKGNTSSPYVKELLDRSLYPDTELPVLAMEKWSVSDSGKNEIVTLEYVADDYRLAQYGGDVCSPFISGSYSGRKDVNMEASVDSYKEAIGFGSKIDNILSDKGLYPDGSSAFKRSFSVKRDMWVECAAKDELYELSGQLKKDVSVTIRSDGYASPQEMLAEASTKMEKEFNARYGQYLLKEKYTEGDLFKTCGAKSLFNIRRSFLEDIKAGLNDSSASSASSLESSIDSEMGKYTGSMNSSSLSRNAGVSKNFLTNNLYIPFGLAMNLSSDNSMDGNYSWSEKVTIAVNQKPDYLCTVPYVDPATGYASYPLKVRNICIFTIPCDPDSVAGTGNAILDGIDSVLEASGDVSNDTVSVNSREVASRVSIDAVLMMKEEIGAALLTDMEMCGAVSERDIDNAVEDSIKGLTSSEIIKGLKNGIIQQDIARSLSDRACEEIRKRAGAEKEYCDYIREKTRIVVLDACDRAVSYALSENGSAIENNFKDFIAAGERSIEKESVKAALRSIPMGMPLLPPYGYWATLNVWYIEVDGEIPVFTVYDADCEPVPDPLFGHEAVSYTRQRDLGIDDGYGILGYNEPIRFHTETSTFILVPPGKAGAGDRIGGWDEKSPGYISAG